From Spodoptera frugiperda isolate SF20-4 chromosome 27, AGI-APGP_CSIRO_Sfru_2.0, whole genome shotgun sequence, a single genomic window includes:
- the LOC126912602 gene encoding uncharacterized protein LOC126912602, translating to MNFCLVFVLFGYFFTWSAGMLYRRDSDNVLKPDLLPVSSTVMPLPYYSVYGYEKKLLRNKDKTRPSGKISLVTKQPK from the exons ATgaatttttgtttggttttcgtGTTGTTCGGCTATTTTTTTACGTGGAGTGCCGGTATGCTGTACCGACGGGACTCTGACAATGTTTTGAAACCCG ATCTGTTGCCAGTATCGTCGACCGTGATGCCGCTGCCATACTACTCCGTGTACGGATATGAAAAGAAATTACTCCGCAACAAAGACAAGACAAGACCCTCTGGAAAAATATCCTTAGTTACAAAACAGcctaaataa
- the LOC126912619 gene encoding uncharacterized protein LOC126912619, with the protein MTLTTNNWPQVPGVSSSDDADDSRLNHSGARGAYNPRVRTPNCRTTLANQMDSDKLKILTFNVRTLGTEERLIELEHALSHIKWDIIGLAEVRREGEKILEREDSIFYHMGESSSQYGVGFLIHKKWKNNIIEFISYSDRIALLKFKIDHTKTLTIIQVYAPTSTHTDDEIEEFYDLLNRACDEHRGTWMMVIGDFNAKIGSALPSDNYNILGPHGIGHRNDRGTRLIQFASSQNLNINNTFFYKKPHRRWTWFSPDGHTKNEIDFSLSSTKQIVTNIEVLNNFKFSSDHRPLRITLSFNAKIRRIRMIQNSIKRIDKSTLIANKEYFLLELKNSFQTLHLDTEDVETQYRNISKCIQAASRNIKTARTKTKKLSPSTIKLIEERQKLNIHTPEYKSKDKEVKRKIRTDIRNYNTQGVKQGDPLSPKLFTATLEEVFKKLAACWSTRGVVVGEKRLTNLRFADDIVLFSSSASELGGMINELSRASLEVGLKMNMSKTKLMTNSIKYRLEVDGAEMEYVHEYIYLGQLVSFQARQEREVARRTENAWKSYWSMRDLMKGNLPLALKRKLMDVCILPILTYGAQPGL; encoded by the exons ATGACTCTCACAACAAACAATTGGCCCCAAGTCCCCGGCGTCTCCAGTAGTGACGACGCCGATGACAGTAGGCTGAATCACTCTGGAGCAAGGGGCGCATACAATCCCCGGGTGAGGACTCCTAACTGTCGAACGACTTTGGCAAATCAAATGGACTCTGataaactaaaaattttaacatttaatgtTAGAACTCTTGGCACCGAAGAAAGGCTTATCGAATTGGAACATGCACTGTCACATATAAAATGGGATATCATAGGTCTTGCAGAGGTAAGAAGAGAAGGAGAAAAGATCTTAGAGAGGGAAGACAGCATATTTTATCACATGGGTGAAAGCAGCAGTCAATATGGAGTAGGATTCTTAATACACAAAAAATGGAAAAACAACATCATAGAGTTTATATCATATTCAGATCGCATAGCCTTACTTAAATTTAAGATAGATCACACGAAGACCCTCACCATCATTCAAGTATACGCACCAACATCAACCCACACTGACGATGAAATTGAGGAGTTCTATGACCTCCTCAACCGAGCATGCGACGAACATAGGGGAACTTGGATGATGGTTATAGGGGATTTTAATGCAAAAATCGGCTCAGCACTACCATCGGATAACTACAACATTTTAGGACCACATGGCATAGGCCATAGAAACGATCGCGGCACGCGTCTAATTCAGTTTGCATCAAGTCAaaacttaaacataaacaacacatttttctacaaaaaaccACACCGTCGCTGGACGTGGTTCTCCCCTGATGGCCACACCAAAAATGAAATAGACTTTAGCCTCTCCTCCACAAAACAAATAGTCACCAATATCGAAGtactaaacaattttaaattcagcTCTGATCATCGCCCTCTCAGGATTACACTCTCATTTAACGCGAAAATACGAAGGATACGCATGAtacaaaattctataaaaaGAATAGATAAATCGACATTGATAGCTAATAAAGAATACTTCCTATTGGAGCTGAAAAACAGTTTTCAAACACTTCATTTAGACACAGAAGATGTAGAAACACAATACagaaatatatcaaaatgtataCAAGCAGCGAGTCGAAACATTAAAACAGCAAGAACTAAAACGAAGAAATTAAGTCCATCTACCATAAAACTAATAGAAGAACGACAGAAACTTAACATTCACACACCAGAATACAAGTCTAAAGATAAAGAAGTTAAACGAAAAATACGTACAGATATCCGAAATTATAATACTCAG GGAGTCAAACAAGGTGACCCGCTATCTCCGAAACTCTTCACCGCAACTCTTGAAGAGGTATTCAAAAAACTTGCAGCGTGCTGGAGTACGAGGGGCGTGGTCGTCGGGGAGAAGAGGCTAACAAACCTCCGTTTCGCAGACGACATAGTACTCTTCTCTTCTTCAGCGTCTGAGCTAGGCGGCATGATCAACGAACTCAGCAGGGCGAGCCTTGAGGTTGGACTGAAGATGAACATGTCGAAGACCAAACTAATGACCAACAGTATCAAATATAGGTTAGAAGTAGATGGCGCAGAAATGGAATACGTCCATGAATACATCTATCTGGGCCAACTAGTCTCTTTCCAGGCGAGACAAGAAAGAGAAGTTGCTAGACGCACCGAAAACGCCTGGAAAAGCTATTGGTCCATGAGGGACCTAATGAAAGGAAACCTCCCATTGGCATTAAAAAGGAAGCTCATGGACGTGTGTATTCTGCCCATCCTAACCTATGGCGCTCAACCTGGTCTTTGA